In the Nocardioides marmotae genome, GAGGTCGTCGTCGGTGTCGTTGTCCCACCCGAGCTCCTGGACGACCATGCCCTTGGTGAGCCCCAGCCGTTCGGCGGGTCCGGTGCCGGGTAGGTCGGCGCCTGCGGCGCCGGTCGGGGTGGTGCCCCCACCCTCGGTCGAGCTCAACGTGGTCCTCCAGACGCGATCGGTACGGCCGCTATCCACGGCCTCGAGGAGTAGTCCAGCGGAGTCGGGCGCCCGATGCAACCCGTCGCGACCTGCGGGAACGCCACTTCTGCGTCACAGCGACGCCGCTGGAACGCCAGGGAGGGCGCCCCGCGGACCTCGACAGGGCCCCACGAGGACGCCACGAGCACGCCAGGAGCACGCCAGGAGCACGCTGGAAACGCCGCTGTGAGCATGCCGCCGGAGGGAGGGCGACAGGGCGCCGAGAGGGACCCCGGAACGGCCGAGGTCGAGCCGATCTCGGCTACCGACGGGTAAATTCCCTCGTGCCTGCTCGCGTGCAACGATGATGATGTGACCGGAGAACCACCCACCACCTCAGGCACCCGCACCGGCTCGACCCCCTCGGTGATCCACGAGGGCCTGCCGACCCAGCTGCCCGACATCGACCCGGACGAGACCCACGACTGGCTCGACTCCTTTGACTCCCTCGTCGACGAGCGGGGCCGCGAGCGGGCCCGTTACGTGATGCTGCGTCTGCTCGAACGTGCGCGTGAGATGCAGGTCGGCGTGCCCGCCCTGCGCAGCACCGACTACATCAACACCATCCCGCCCGAGCGCGAGCCGTGGTTCCCCGGGGACGAGGAGACCGAGCGCCGGATCCGGGCGTTCATCCGCTGGAACGCCGCGGTGATGGTCTCCAGCGCGAACCGCAAGGGCCTCGAGGTCGGCGGGCACATCGCGACGTACCAGTCCTCGGCCAGCCTCTACGAGGTCGGCTTCAACCACTTCTTCCGCGGCAAGGACCACCCCGGCGGTGGCGACCAGGTCTACATCCAGGGCCACGCCTCGCCGGGCGTCTACTCCCGCGCGTTCCTCGAGGGTCGCCTGAGCGAGGAGCAGCTCTACCGCTTCCGCCAGGAGGTCCAGCACGGGCCGGGCGCCGGCCTGCCGTCGTACCCCCACCCCCGGCTGATGCCGGAGTTCTGGGAGTTCCCGACGGTCTCCATGGGCCTGACCGGCATCAACTCCATCTACCAGGCGCGGTTCAACCGCTACCTGCAGAACCGCGGCATCAAGGACACCAGCCAGCAGCGCGTCTGGGCCTTCCTCGGCGACGGCGAGATGGCCGAGCCCGAGTCGCTCGGCGCGATCCGGATCGCGGCCCGCGAGGAGCTCGACAACCTCACCTGGGTCGTCAACTGCAACCTCCAGCAGCTCGACGGCCCGGTCACCGGCAACGGCAAGATCATCCAGGAGCTGGAGGCCAACTTCCGTGGCGCCGGCTGGAACGTGATCAAGGTCGTCTGGGGTCGTGAGTGGGACCCGCTGCTCGCCCGCGACGTCGACGGCGTGCTCGTCAACAAGATGAACACCACGCCGGACGGCGCGTTCCAGACCTACTCGGTCGAGGACGGCGCCTACGTCCGCGAGAGCTTCTTCGGCGGCGACCCGCGGCTGCGGACGATGGTCGAGCACATGAGCGACCAGCAGATCCAGAAGCTGCCGCGCGGCGGTCACGACTACCGCAAGGTGTACGCCGCGTTCGACTCCGCCACCAAGCACGTCGGCCAGCCGACCGTGATCCTCGCCAAGACGATCAAGGGCTGGACGATCGACGCGCTGGAGGGCAAGAACGCCACCCACCAGATGAAGAAGCTGACCCCGGCCGACCTCAAGCGGTTCCGGGACCGGCTCTACCTGCCCATCTCCGACCGCGACCTCGAGCGGGCCTACGAGGAGACCGGCACCGCGCCGTTCTTCCACCCGGGCGCGGACTCCCCGGAGATCGAGTACATGCTCGAGCGGCGCCGCCAGCTCGGCGGGTCGCTGCCCAAGCGGGTGCTGCGCGCCAAGCCGCTGACGCTCCCGGGCGACAAGGCCTACGCCGAGCTCAAGCAGGGCTCGGGCAAGAACTCCGTCGCCACCACGATGGCCGTCGTCCGCCTGCTCAAGGACTGGATGAAGGACACCGAGATCGGCAAGCGGATCGTGCCGATCGCCCCGGACGAGTACCGGACCTTCGGCATGGACGCGATGTTCCCGAGCGCGAAGGTCTACAACCCGGCCGGCCAGAAGTACGAGTCGGTCGACCGCAACATGTTGCTCTCCTACAAGGAGTCGGCGCAGGGCCAGATGCTCCACGAGGGCATCTCGGAGGCCGGCGCGATGGCCTCGGCCACGGCCGCCGGGTCGTCGTACTCCACCCACGGCGAGCCGATGATCCCGTTCTACATCTTCTACTCGATGTTCGGGTTCCAGCGGACCGGTGACTCGATCTGGGCGATGGCCGACCAGCTCGCCCGCGGCTTCCTGATCGGCGCCACCGCCGGTCGCACGACGCTGACCGGTGAGGGCCTCCAGCACGCCGACGGCCACTCCCCGCTCCTCGCGGTGACCAACCCGGCGGTCGTGCACTACGACCCGGCCTACGCCTACGAGGTCGCGCACATCATGCGTTCGGGCCTCGAGCGGATGTACGGCACGTCCGGCCCCGAGGGCAACGGCGAGAACGTCATCTTCTACCTGACGGTCTACAACGAGCCGGTCCCCCAGCCCAAGGAGCCCGAGGACGTCGACGTCGCGGGCATCCTGCGCGGCATGCACCAGGTCTCGCGCGCCGAGGGCGAGGGCCCGAAGGTCACGCTGATGGCCTCGGGTGTCGGGATGCCGTGGATCGAGGACGCCAAGCGGATGCTGGCCGAGGAGTGGGGCGTCCAGGCCGACACCTGGTCGGTCACCTCGTGGAACGAGCTGGCCCGCGACGCCATCGCGGCCGAGGAGTGGAACCTGCTGCACCCCGGCGAGGAGCCGCGCTCCTCCTACGTCGAGGAGCGTCTCGTCGACGTCGAGGGCCCGGTCGTCGCGGTCTCGGACTTCATGCGAGCGGTCCCGCTGCAGATCGCGCGCTGGGTCCCCGGCGACTACCGCGTGCTCGGCGCGGACGGCTTCGGCTTCGCCGACACCCGTCCCGCCGCCCGCCGGTACTTCCACATCGACGCCCAGTCCGTCGTCGTCCAGGCCCTCCAGGCCCTGGCCGACGCCGGCCAGATCGACCGCGCCCAGGTCGAGAAGGCGTTCGCGACGTACCGCATCGACGACCCGACGGCCGTCGCCGACGTCAAGCAGGAGGGCGGGGACGCCTGAGCGTCCCCCACCCGAGCACCGACGACCCGAGCACCGACGACGGAGCCCCCGCACGCCGAGCGTGCGGGGGCTCCGTCGTCTGGGTCAGGGGTCGGGTAGCCAGGTGCCGTGTGGTCAGGCGCTGGTGATGTCGGTGACCGTGGCGACCGGCGCCGGCTCGCTGCGGCCGTGGGCGAGCAGCGCGCGCACGCGCTCGCGGTCGTACGTCGCCGCCTGGTTGGTCCGGATGAAGTCGTGCAGCAGCTTGGCGAACCGCTCGGGGTGGTCCTTGTGCGGGAAGTGCCCGGCGTTCGGGATGACCTCGACGCGCGACCGCGGGGCGAGCTCCCCGGCCCGGCCGGCGTGCCGCACGGGGATGACGCTGTCGTCGCGGCCCCACACGACCAGCATCGGCATCTCCTCGGTGAGGTAGGCCCGGTCGGCCATGGTGACGACCTGGCCCTTCCAGTCCACGACGCCGCGCACGACGTGGCGGATGGCGTGGCGGGCGGCCGGGTCCTTGAAGGAGTCGTAGATCTCGGCCATCTCGCCGAGGTCGCGGGCGTGGCGCGAGGGCAGGGCGGACATCAGCCGCATCCCCTGCTTGCCGGCGTGCCGGATGCCGGGCAGCGTCAGCACGCCCATCACCTGGTGGAAGCCCGGGGTGGTCACGGCGCGGATCACCGGGGTCACCTCGGGGCCGAGCCCGCCGGAGGCGACGAGCACCAGCCGCTCGGTGCGCTCGGGGTACTGGTAGGCGAACTGCATCGCGACGCCGCCGCCGAAGCTGTGCCCGACGACCGTGACCTCCTCGATCCCGAGGACGGTGAGCAGGTCGCGCATGCCGTTGGCGAAGCCGCCGAGGCTGTAGTCGGCCCGGGGCTTGTCGGACTGCCCGTGGCCGAGCAGGTCGGGGGCGATCACCGTGTAGCGGCGGGCCAGCAGGTCGATGACCGGCGCCCAGGTGCTGTGGCTGCAGCCGAGCCCGTGCAGCAGGAGGAGCGCGGGCCCCGTCCCGACCTTCACGAACGCGCGGCGGTGCCCGTGGATGGTGACGTGCTGGACCTCATGGGGCTTCGGGGACACGCGGTCCTCCTCGTCGGAGCTGGGGTGCTCGTGGTCCGCCGACCCTAGGGCCGAACCCGGGTCGGTGGGAGCGAGATCGCCCGTTTTTCCTTGCCTGCAACAAGATTCCGCGCCGCGAGCCTCCCGCGCGTCCTCCGATCGGTCGGACCGCCCCACCCCCCGGGCAGGTGCGCGGACTAGCCTCGTGGCGTGCCGAGCCCTCGCCCCGTGGTACCCACCTCGAGCACGGCCGATGCCCTGCAGCGGGCCACCGGAGCGCTGAGCACCGCGGCGACGGCCCGGATGGACGCCGAGCTGCCGTGGTTCCGCGACCTGAGCGCCCAGGACCGGTCCTGGGTCGGGCTGATCGTCCAGGCCGGCATCAAGGCCTTCGTCGACTGGTTCCGGGCCGACGACGGCACCCCCGCCCCGGGCGCCAACGAGCTGGCCGCGTCGGTCTTCGGCGCCGCGCCCCGCGCCCTCGCCGGCGTGATCAACCTCCAGCAGACCGTCGACCTGGTCCGCCTCTCGATCGCGGTCGTCGAGAGCGACATCGACCGGCTGCTCGACGCCGAGGACGTCCCGCCGGTGCGCGCCGCGGTGCTGCGCTACGCCCGCGAGGTCGCCTTCGCCACGGCCGAGGTCTACGCCCGGGCCGCGGAGGTCCGGGGCGCCTGGGACGCCCGGCTCGAGGCGCTCGTCGTGGACGCGGTCCTGCGCTCGGAGACCGACGAGGCGGTGCTCAGCCGGGCCAGCGCCCTGGGCTGGGGCGCCGCCGGCGACGTGGCCGTGGTCCTCGGCTCGGTGCCGCACGGCCGGACGGCCGCCGACCTGCCCGAGGAGGTACGCCGCGCGGCGCGGGCCGCGGGCCTCGAGGCGTTGTGCGCAGTGCAGGGCGACCGGCTGGTGGTGCTCCTGGGCGGCGTGGGCGACCCGCGCGTGGGGGCCGAGTCGGTCGCCGGCATCTTCGGGGACGGTCCGGTCGTCGTGGGCCCGGCCGCCGACGACCTGGCCGGCGCCCACGTCTCGGCCCGCGCCGCGGTCTCGGCCCACCGCGCGGCCGCCGGGTGGCCCGGGGCGCCGCGGCCGGTGCAGAGCATCGAGCTGCTGCCGGAGCGGGCGCTGGCCGGCGACGGGCACGCCCGCCGGCACCTGGTCGAGCAGCTCTACCTGCCGCTGCTGCAGGCCCGCGGCACGATGATCGAGACGCTGGCGACGTACCTCGACGAGGGGTCCTCGATCGAGGCCACCGCCCGGGTGCTCTTCGTCCACCCCAACACCGTCCGCTACCGGCTGCGCCAGGTCACCGAGCTCACCGGCTTCTCCCCCACCCGCCCCCGCGACGCCTTCGTCCTGCGCATCGCCCTGGTCCTCGGTCGCCAGTCCGGCCGGGTCACCTGACCCCGGCGGCGCGGGAGTCCTCGGGGTAGTCGCGACGCGGCGTCGGAAGTTGTCGGGTTCCTACAACAACGCCGGGTGTGATTTCGTCCGCGTCCGAGGCGAGCGGGAGCGGGTCGGGGCGGCAGGGTGGACCTCGTGCTCGTCATCGTCGCCCCGGGCCAAGGGGCCCAGACCCCCGGCTTCCTCCGCCCCTGGCTGGAGGACCCGACCTTCGCGTCGCGCTTCGAGTGGCTCGCCACCGTGGCCGACGTCGACCTGGTCGCCCACGGCACGGAGTCGGACGCCGAGACCATCCGCGACACCCGGATCGCGCAGCCGCTGCTGGTGGCGACCGGCCTGGTCGCCGCCCTCGAGCTCTTCCCGCACCCCGCCGACGCGTTCGCACGGATCGGCGCGGTCGCCGGCCACAGCGTCGGCGAGCTGACCGCCGCCGCGGGCGCCCGGGCCATCACCGCCGAGCAGGCGATGGTCCTGGTGCGCGAGCGCGGCAACGCCATGGCCGCCGCCTCCGCGGTGACGCCGACCGGCATGACCGCCGTCCTCGGTGGGGACCGCGACGAGGTGCTCGCCACCCTGGCGCGCCACGGCCTCACGGCCGCCAACGACAACGGCCCCGGCCAGGTCGTGGCCGCCGGCACCCTCGAGCAGCTCGCGGCGCTCGCCGACGACGCGCCCGCCAAGGCGCGCCTGATGCCGCTGAGCGTCGCCGGGGCGTTCCACACCGAGCACATGCGCCCGGCCGTCGACCACGTCACGCGGCTGGCCCGGTCGGTCTCCACCCACGACCCGCGCACCCGGGTCATCTCCAACCGCGACGGGCAGGTCGTCCACGACGGCCGCGAGGTCCTGCGCCGCATCGTCGGCCAGATCGCCAGTCCGGTGCGCTGGGACCTGTGCCTGGAGACGATGGCCGACCTCGGCGTCACCGGCATCCTCGAGATGCCGCCGGCCGGCACGCTGACCGGCATCGCCAAGCGCGCGCTCAAGGGCGTGGCGACCTTCGCGCTGAAGACCCCCGACCAGCTCGACGCGGCCCGGGCCTTCTGCGACGAGCACGGAGAGGCCTCGGCGATGGAGACCTCGCCCACCTGGCGGATGGTCGTCTCGCCGGTCAAGGGCACCTTCCACATCGCCGGCGCCGCCGCGGCGACCGACGTCCTGCCGGCGGGCGCACCGATCGGTGACGTCGCGAGCCTGCGCGACCGGATCCCGGTCACGGCCGCCCACGGCGGCCAGGTCGTCGAGTGGCTCGTCGAGGACGGCGACCTCGTCTCCCCCGGCCAGCCGCTGCTGCGCCTCCACCCAGAGGGCGCGGCCTGATGCCGGCCGCCATCCGCGCCGCGACGGGCGCACCCCACGCGCGCATCCTGGGCATCGGTGCCTACCGCCCGCGGCGCGTCGTGCCAAACTCCGAGGTCGTCGCCGCGATCGACTCCAGCGACGAGTGGATCCAGCAGCGCTCCGGCATCAAGCAGCGCCGCTTCGCCGACCCCGACGAGACCATCGTGATGATGTCGGTCGCCGCCGCGCGGCAGGCGCTCGAGCGGGCCGGCGTCGACGTCAAGCAGGTCGACTGCGTCGTGGTGGCCACCGTCAGCCACCTCGTCCAGACCCCGGCCGCCGCGACCGCCATCGCCCACGAGCTCGGCACCGACCAGGCGGCGGCGTTCGACGTCTCCGCCGCCTGCGCCGGGTTCTGCCACGGCGTCGCCATGGCCGCGGACTTCGTGCGCGCCGGCAGCGCCCGCCACGTCCTGGTCGTCGGCGTCGAGCGGCTCTCCGACATCACCGACATGACCGACCGCGGCACCGCCTTCATCTTCGCCGACGGCGCCGGCGCGGCCGTCGTGGGACCGAGCGAGGAGCCCGGCATCGGGCCGGTCGTCTGGGGCTCCGACGGCGAGCAGGCCGACCTGATCCGCTCGCGTCACGACTGGCGCGACGTCCTGGCCGCCGAGGCGCCCGCGATGCCGCACCTGGTGATGCAGGGCAGCTCGGTCTTCCGGTGGGCCTCCTTCGCGATGGCCAAGGTCGCCCAGCAGGCGCTCGACCGCGCCGGGATCACCGCCGACCAGCTCGACTGCTTCGTCCCCCACCAGGCCAACATGCGCATCACCGACGCGATGGCGCGCTCGATGAAGCTCCCCGACACCGTCCGGATCGCCCGCGACATCGCCGAGCAGGGCAACACCTCGGCCGCGTCGATCCCGCTCGCCCTCGACCGGATGATCGCCGAGGGCGACGCCCGCTCCGGCGACACCGCGCTGCTCGTCGCCTTCGGCGCCGGCCTGGCGTACGCCGCCCAGGTCGTCACCGTCCCCTGACCCGCGGGCGCGAGCCGCGCCCGGCAGGTCCCACGATTCCCGCACCACCCCCAACCCGAGAGGAAGCACGCATGGCAACCACCGAGGAGATCCGCTCCGACCTCGCCGAGATCGTCAACGAGGTCGCCGGCGTCGACGCCGCGGACGTCCAGCTGGACAAGGCCTTCGTCGAGGACCTCGACGTCGACTCGCTGTCCATGGTCGAGGTCGTCGTCGCCGCCGAGGAGAAGTTCGGCGTCTCCATCCCCGACGACGAGGTCAAGAACCTCCGCACCGTCGGCGACGCCGTGGCCTTCATCGAGCGCGCCTCGGCCTGACGGCCCGCGTCACCGACCCGCCCGCACGTCCCCTCCCCGAGGAGCAGTCATCATGTCCGCCAAGCGCGTCGTCGTCACCGGCCTGGGAGCCACCTCCCCGGTCGGGGGCGACGTCCCCTCCACCTGGTCCGCCCTGCTCGAGGGCCGCTCGGGCGTCACGCCGCTCACCGAGGAGTGGGCCGAGCCCCTGGGCGCGCGCATCGCCGCCCGGGTGGCGGTCGAGCCCGGCGAGGTCCTGGACCGGGTGAAGGCACGCCGGATGGACCGCTCGGGCCAGCTGGCCATGGTGGCTGCCCTCGAGGCCTGGGCCGACGCCGGCCTCTCCGGTTCCGCCACGGAGGCCGGCGTCGACCCGGAGCGGTTCTCGGTCGCGATGGCCTCGGGCATCGGCGGCGTCACCACGCTGCTGAACAACTACGA is a window encoding:
- a CDS encoding acyl carrier protein, yielding MATTEEIRSDLAEIVNEVAGVDAADVQLDKAFVEDLDVDSLSMVEVVVAAEEKFGVSIPDDEVKNLRTVGDAVAFIERASA
- the aceE gene encoding pyruvate dehydrogenase (acetyl-transferring), homodimeric type, with the protein product MIHEGLPTQLPDIDPDETHDWLDSFDSLVDERGRERARYVMLRLLERAREMQVGVPALRSTDYINTIPPEREPWFPGDEETERRIRAFIRWNAAVMVSSANRKGLEVGGHIATYQSSASLYEVGFNHFFRGKDHPGGGDQVYIQGHASPGVYSRAFLEGRLSEEQLYRFRQEVQHGPGAGLPSYPHPRLMPEFWEFPTVSMGLTGINSIYQARFNRYLQNRGIKDTSQQRVWAFLGDGEMAEPESLGAIRIAAREELDNLTWVVNCNLQQLDGPVTGNGKIIQELEANFRGAGWNVIKVVWGREWDPLLARDVDGVLVNKMNTTPDGAFQTYSVEDGAYVRESFFGGDPRLRTMVEHMSDQQIQKLPRGGHDYRKVYAAFDSATKHVGQPTVILAKTIKGWTIDALEGKNATHQMKKLTPADLKRFRDRLYLPISDRDLERAYEETGTAPFFHPGADSPEIEYMLERRRQLGGSLPKRVLRAKPLTLPGDKAYAELKQGSGKNSVATTMAVVRLLKDWMKDTEIGKRIVPIAPDEYRTFGMDAMFPSAKVYNPAGQKYESVDRNMLLSYKESAQGQMLHEGISEAGAMASATAAGSSYSTHGEPMIPFYIFYSMFGFQRTGDSIWAMADQLARGFLIGATAGRTTLTGEGLQHADGHSPLLAVTNPAVVHYDPAYAYEVAHIMRSGLERMYGTSGPEGNGENVIFYLTVYNEPVPQPKEPEDVDVAGILRGMHQVSRAEGEGPKVTLMASGVGMPWIEDAKRMLAEEWGVQADTWSVTSWNELARDAIAAEEWNLLHPGEEPRSSYVEERLVDVEGPVVAVSDFMRAVPLQIARWVPGDYRVLGADGFGFADTRPAARRYFHIDAQSVVVQALQALADAGQIDRAQVEKAFATYRIDDPTAVADVKQEGGDA
- a CDS encoding beta-ketoacyl-ACP synthase III — translated: MPAAIRAATGAPHARILGIGAYRPRRVVPNSEVVAAIDSSDEWIQQRSGIKQRRFADPDETIVMMSVAAARQALERAGVDVKQVDCVVVATVSHLVQTPAAATAIAHELGTDQAAAFDVSAACAGFCHGVAMAADFVRAGSARHVLVVGVERLSDITDMTDRGTAFIFADGAGAAVVGPSEEPGIGPVVWGSDGEQADLIRSRHDWRDVLAAEAPAMPHLVMQGSSVFRWASFAMAKVAQQALDRAGITADQLDCFVPHQANMRITDAMARSMKLPDTVRIARDIAEQGNTSAASIPLALDRMIAEGDARSGDTALLVAFGAGLAYAAQVVTVP
- a CDS encoding acyltransferase domain-containing protein, coding for MLVIVAPGQGAQTPGFLRPWLEDPTFASRFEWLATVADVDLVAHGTESDAETIRDTRIAQPLLVATGLVAALELFPHPADAFARIGAVAGHSVGELTAAAGARAITAEQAMVLVRERGNAMAAASAVTPTGMTAVLGGDRDEVLATLARHGLTAANDNGPGQVVAAGTLEQLAALADDAPAKARLMPLSVAGAFHTEHMRPAVDHVTRLARSVSTHDPRTRVISNRDGQVVHDGREVLRRIVGQIASPVRWDLCLETMADLGVTGILEMPPAGTLTGIAKRALKGVATFALKTPDQLDAARAFCDEHGEASAMETSPTWRMVVSPVKGTFHIAGAAAATDVLPAGAPIGDVASLRDRIPVTAAHGGQVVEWLVEDGDLVSPGQPLLRLHPEGAA
- a CDS encoding PucR family transcriptional regulator, yielding MPSPRPVVPTSSTADALQRATGALSTAATARMDAELPWFRDLSAQDRSWVGLIVQAGIKAFVDWFRADDGTPAPGANELAASVFGAAPRALAGVINLQQTVDLVRLSIAVVESDIDRLLDAEDVPPVRAAVLRYAREVAFATAEVYARAAEVRGAWDARLEALVVDAVLRSETDEAVLSRASALGWGAAGDVAVVLGSVPHGRTAADLPEEVRRAARAAGLEALCAVQGDRLVVLLGGVGDPRVGAESVAGIFGDGPVVVGPAADDLAGAHVSARAAVSAHRAAAGWPGAPRPVQSIELLPERALAGDGHARRHLVEQLYLPLLQARGTMIETLATYLDEGSSIEATARVLFVHPNTVRYRLRQVTELTGFSPTRPRDAFVLRIALVLGRQSGRVT
- a CDS encoding alpha/beta fold hydrolase, translated to MSPKPHEVQHVTIHGHRRAFVKVGTGPALLLLHGLGCSHSTWAPVIDLLARRYTVIAPDLLGHGQSDKPRADYSLGGFANGMRDLLTVLGIEEVTVVGHSFGGGVAMQFAYQYPERTERLVLVASGGLGPEVTPVIRAVTTPGFHQVMGVLTLPGIRHAGKQGMRLMSALPSRHARDLGEMAEIYDSFKDPAARHAIRHVVRGVVDWKGQVVTMADRAYLTEEMPMLVVWGRDDSVIPVRHAGRAGELAPRSRVEVIPNAGHFPHKDHPERFAKLLHDFIRTNQAATYDRERVRALLAHGRSEPAPVATVTDITSA